A genomic segment from Klebsiella africana encodes:
- the mdcE gene encoding biotin-independent malonate decarboxylase subunit gamma, with translation MSQFPNRAALWLNKLAPDAPLMSGLCPSVQVADGQIDGESVRFIAVVPDANNHYPRAAGGEVGLLEGWTLAKVVNETIAADADQPVKRPIVAVIDVPSQAYGRREEAFGIHQALAGAAGAYAKARLAGHPVIGLIVGKAMSGAFLAHGYQANRLIAFNDSGVLVHAMGKESAARITLRSVEALEKLAATIPPMAYDVSNYATLGLLSALLDISNPDAPDEGDLSLVSRTLRDAIADARQDPSLKCRLGAENRRSSQLVRDRMRASW, from the coding sequence ATGAGTCAGTTCCCAAACCGCGCCGCGCTATGGCTGAACAAACTGGCGCCCGACGCGCCGCTGATGAGTGGTCTGTGCCCTTCGGTGCAGGTCGCCGATGGCCAGATTGATGGCGAAAGCGTGCGTTTTATCGCCGTGGTGCCTGACGCTAACAACCACTACCCACGCGCCGCCGGCGGCGAAGTCGGCCTACTGGAAGGCTGGACGCTGGCGAAAGTGGTCAACGAAACCATTGCCGCCGACGCCGACCAGCCTGTCAAACGGCCAATCGTCGCGGTCATTGATGTCCCGAGCCAGGCCTATGGCCGCCGCGAAGAAGCCTTCGGCATCCACCAGGCGCTGGCCGGGGCGGCAGGCGCTTACGCTAAAGCCCGTCTGGCCGGCCACCCGGTAATTGGTCTAATCGTCGGCAAAGCCATGTCCGGCGCGTTTCTGGCCCATGGCTACCAGGCCAACCGCCTGATCGCTTTTAACGATAGCGGCGTGCTGGTCCACGCCATGGGTAAAGAATCGGCAGCGCGCATTACGCTGCGCAGCGTGGAAGCGCTGGAGAAACTGGCGGCGACGATCCCGCCGATGGCCTACGACGTCAGCAACTACGCGACCCTTGGCCTGCTCTCCGCCCTGCTCGATATCAGCAATCCGGATGCGCCAGACGAAGGCGATCTGTCGCTGGTCAGCCGCACCCTGCGCGACGCCATCGCTGACGCCCGCCAGGATCCTTCGTTGAAATGCCGCCTGGGCGCCGAAAATCGCCGCAGCTCACAGCTGGTTCGCGATCGCATGCGCGCCAGCTGGTAA
- the mdcH gene encoding malonate decarboxylase subunit epsilon has protein sequence MKILFTFPGQGGQRPGMLAAIPDREAILTQARAVLGDEVNTLDSADALQHTRAVQLCLLIAGVAWARELQRQGVNPQMVSGLSIGAFPAAVIAGALDFACALRLVALRGDLMEQAYPDGYGLTAIMGLTRSRIEALLQGHEVYLANLNAETQFVIAGRDEAMAEVAQQALQAGASKAQRLAVSVPSHCALLDKPAAELAKAFAGVSLKRPRCAYLSGSTARVLWDPQRIADDLAMNMARPVHWQEAMIAADERDARLAIEMPPGGVLTCLTRQAGWRGETLSLERSGVDVARHLAQRLSD, from the coding sequence ATGAAGATTTTGTTTACCTTTCCCGGCCAGGGCGGCCAGCGTCCCGGCATGCTGGCGGCGATCCCCGATCGCGAAGCGATCCTCACCCAGGCGCGCGCCGTACTGGGGGATGAAGTCAATACTCTCGATAGCGCCGACGCGCTACAACACACCCGTGCGGTCCAGCTCTGTCTGCTGATCGCCGGGGTGGCCTGGGCGCGTGAACTACAGCGCCAGGGCGTCAATCCGCAGATGGTCAGCGGCCTGTCCATCGGCGCGTTTCCCGCCGCGGTGATTGCCGGCGCGCTCGATTTCGCCTGCGCGCTGCGTCTGGTGGCCCTGCGTGGGGACTTAATGGAGCAGGCCTATCCCGATGGTTACGGGCTGACGGCGATTATGGGTCTGACCCGCTCGCGGATTGAGGCTCTGCTGCAGGGCCACGAGGTTTATCTCGCCAACCTGAACGCCGAAACGCAGTTCGTGATCGCGGGCCGTGATGAGGCCATGGCCGAGGTGGCGCAGCAGGCGCTGCAGGCGGGGGCCAGTAAGGCCCAGCGGCTGGCGGTCAGCGTTCCGTCGCACTGCGCGCTGCTGGATAAACCCGCCGCTGAGCTGGCAAAAGCCTTTGCCGGCGTCAGCTTAAAGCGCCCACGGTGCGCCTATTTAAGCGGCTCAACCGCGCGCGTACTGTGGGACCCACAGCGGATCGCTGACGATCTGGCGATGAATATGGCGCGCCCGGTCCACTGGCAGGAGGCGATGATTGCCGCCGATGAGCGCGACGCGCGCTTAGCCATTGAAATGCCCCCCGGCGGGGTACTCACTTGCCTGACGCGCCAGGCGGGCTGGCGCGGTGAGACACTTTCGCTGGAACGCAGCGGTGTGGACGTCGCCCGCCATCTGGCGCAGCGACTTAGTGACTAA
- the mdcC gene encoding malonate decarboxylase acyl carrier protein has product MEQITLSFPANRALSGKALAGVVGSGDMEVLYTAAQSDTLNVQITTSVDNSQARWQALFDRLNLINGLPAGQLIIHDFGATPGVARIRIEQVFEEAAHA; this is encoded by the coding sequence ATGGAACAGATTACATTGTCATTTCCTGCCAACCGCGCCCTCAGCGGCAAAGCATTGGCAGGGGTTGTAGGTTCAGGCGATATGGAAGTGCTTTATACCGCCGCACAGAGCGACACGCTCAACGTACAAATCACCACCTCAGTAGATAACAGCCAGGCGCGCTGGCAGGCGCTGTTCGACAGGCTGAATCTGATCAACGGCCTGCCTGCCGGACAACTGATTATTCACGACTTCGGCGCTACGCCGGGCGTCGCCCGCATTCGTATTGAACAAGTCTTTGAGGAGGCCGCTCATGCGTAA
- a CDS encoding N-acetylmuramic acid 6-phosphate etherase, with protein MSSSLTASMQARRHPDTTHIDRLATADMLAMLHQDDKQISEAVGACLPEIARLIDIATATMGRGGRLIVIGAGASGRTAIEAVSDYSPEGKHALVGLIAGGPAAAMAEMETAAHNYDLGAFELQSLDFSNRDMLLALTVSGKTPWVWGAMRHAWSLGAPIAVVTQQPTSEAAQLADIIIAPQTGPEAVAGLANPKAQLAQRQIVNMLTTGLAIRDGRVYSNLRVDLQANGPHWAERQIAIVMAATDCTRSEAKAALASCHQHCRTAILMLLSGLDAWHARELLTKHHDHLRLALREAQRSAVTSAQ; from the coding sequence ATGAGCAGTTCGCTAACCGCGTCAATGCAGGCACGCCGTCACCCCGATACCACCCACATCGATCGTCTCGCCACGGCTGACATGCTGGCGATGCTGCATCAGGATGATAAGCAGATATCGGAGGCGGTCGGCGCCTGCCTGCCGGAGATCGCCCGGCTGATTGATATCGCCACCGCGACGATGGGCCGGGGAGGGCGTCTGATCGTTATCGGCGCGGGCGCCTCGGGCCGGACGGCCATCGAGGCGGTCAGCGACTATTCGCCGGAAGGTAAACACGCGCTGGTCGGGCTCATTGCCGGCGGGCCGGCAGCGGCGATGGCCGAGATGGAAACCGCAGCACATAATTATGATCTTGGCGCCTTTGAACTGCAGTCGTTGGATTTTAGCAACCGCGATATGCTGCTGGCGCTGACCGTTAGCGGCAAAACGCCGTGGGTGTGGGGGGCGATGCGCCACGCCTGGTCGCTGGGCGCCCCGATTGCGGTCGTCACCCAGCAGCCGACCAGCGAGGCAGCGCAGCTGGCGGATATCATTATTGCTCCACAGACCGGGCCGGAGGCGGTAGCGGGGTTAGCCAATCCGAAGGCTCAGCTGGCCCAGCGGCAGATTGTCAATATGCTGACGACCGGACTCGCGATCCGTGATGGCAGGGTGTACAGCAATCTGCGGGTCGATCTGCAGGCTAACGGCCCGCACTGGGCAGAGCGGCAGATAGCGATTGTGATGGCGGCTACTGACTGCACCCGCAGCGAAGCCAAAGCCGCGCTGGCCAGCTGTCATCAGCACTGCCGCACCGCGATCCTGATGCTGCTCAGCGGGCTGGACGCCTGGCACGCGCGTGAATTGCTGACGAAACACCACGATCATCTGCGTCTCGCCCTGCGCGAAGCCCAGCGCAGCGCTGTCACCTCCGCCCAGTAA
- a CDS encoding multidrug effflux MFS transporter — protein sequence MTSSHQRATSGALFILILSGLMAFTSLSTDIYLPAMPMMAAQLQGDAELTITGFLIGFALAQLVWGPISDRLGRRIPLFIGMVLFIIGSAGCALSTTIDQIVFWRVFQALGACTGPMLARAMVRDLFARTRAAQMLSTLTIVMAIAPIAGPLIGGQLIKFTSWHAIFWLLVAIGGLMLVALCWLPETLPPARRQQGSPLGAFRNYAALVRNRTFMRYTLSLTCFYVAAYAFITGSPDVYIRYFGVAPQHYGWLFAVNIVGVMLMSVVNRRLVQRHALGTLLKAALAVSAIAVSVLAAGVRFQVGGLPLIVVSIFLYFSMNGVIAATSTAAALDEAGEYAGSASALIGSLQYGSGIVSSLLLAWLHDGTPWTMAWIMAAFTLASLFLAWIHRRGSGRQ from the coding sequence ATGACGTCATCGCATCAGCGCGCCACCAGTGGGGCGCTTTTTATTTTGATTCTGAGCGGCCTGATGGCCTTCACCTCACTCTCCACCGACATTTACCTGCCGGCCATGCCAATGATGGCCGCACAGTTGCAGGGCGACGCGGAACTGACCATCACTGGCTTTCTGATTGGCTTTGCGCTGGCGCAACTGGTATGGGGGCCGATAAGCGATCGACTCGGGCGTCGCATACCGCTGTTTATCGGCATGGTGCTATTTATTATCGGCTCCGCAGGCTGTGCGCTATCGACCACTATCGATCAGATTGTTTTCTGGCGCGTATTTCAGGCCCTGGGCGCCTGTACCGGGCCGATGCTGGCGCGGGCGATGGTCCGCGATCTTTTTGCCCGTACCCGCGCGGCGCAGATGCTTTCGACGCTGACTATCGTGATGGCGATTGCGCCGATTGCCGGCCCGCTCATCGGCGGACAGCTGATTAAATTCACCAGCTGGCACGCGATTTTTTGGTTGCTGGTGGCGATTGGCGGGCTGATGCTGGTTGCGCTGTGCTGGCTGCCGGAAACCCTGCCGCCGGCGCGGCGTCAGCAAGGGTCGCCGCTGGGCGCTTTTCGCAACTACGCCGCGCTGGTGAGAAACCGCACGTTCATGCGCTATACCCTCAGTCTGACCTGTTTTTACGTGGCTGCTTACGCGTTTATCACCGGTTCGCCGGATGTCTATATTCGCTATTTTGGCGTCGCCCCGCAGCATTACGGCTGGCTGTTCGCGGTCAATATTGTCGGCGTCATGCTGATGAGCGTGGTGAACCGCCGGCTGGTTCAGCGTCATGCGCTGGGCACTTTGCTGAAAGCGGCGCTGGCGGTATCGGCAATTGCCGTTAGCGTACTGGCTGCCGGCGTGCGTTTTCAGGTCGGCGGCCTGCCGCTGATCGTGGTGAGTATATTCCTCTATTTCTCAATGAATGGGGTGATTGCTGCCACCTCCACCGCCGCAGCACTGGATGAGGCCGGGGAATATGCCGGTTCTGCTTCGGCGCTAATTGGATCGCTGCAGTACGGTAGTGGTATTGTCTCCTCGCTGCTGCTGGCATGGCTGCATGACGGTACGCCCTGGACCATGGCATGGATTATGGCGGCGTTTACTCTTGCCAGCCTGTTTCTGGCATGGATTCATCGCCGTGGCAGCGGCAGACAATAG
- a CDS encoding triphosphoribosyl-dephospho-CoA synthase → MKILSPQLAESRVSWLADTASACLIDEARLSPKPGLVDSRGNGAHQDLNLALMERSARSLQPTFHALAEQSWRRPADIALRETVGRLGREGEAQMMLATGGVNTHRGAIWALGLLVSAVAMLGGEGQSQAIADTAAALARLPDGQAPKSFSKGLRASRRWQVPGAREEAQRGFPHITTLALPQLLKSRAQGASEPQARLDALMAIMTSLSDTCVLSRAGMSGLHTMQQGARDVLAAGGCASVAGRAALARLDTQMLAHNASPGGAADLLAATLFLDRVAG, encoded by the coding sequence TACCGCCAGCGCCTGTCTGATTGACGAAGCGCGTCTGAGCCCGAAACCGGGTCTGGTGGATAGCCGCGGCAACGGCGCGCATCAGGACCTGAATCTGGCGCTGATGGAGCGATCCGCCCGCAGCCTGCAGCCGACCTTTCACGCGCTGGCCGAGCAAAGCTGGCGTCGCCCGGCGGACATCGCGCTGCGCGAAACCGTCGGCCGCCTTGGCCGCGAAGGCGAAGCGCAGATGATGCTGGCGACGGGTGGGGTTAACACCCACCGTGGCGCTATCTGGGCGCTGGGCCTGCTGGTCAGCGCGGTGGCGATGTTGGGTGGAGAGGGTCAGTCACAGGCGATCGCCGACACCGCCGCCGCCCTCGCCCGCCTGCCCGATGGACAGGCGCCGAAAAGCTTCAGTAAAGGGCTACGCGCCAGCCGCCGCTGGCAGGTGCCAGGCGCCCGCGAAGAGGCGCAGCGCGGTTTTCCACATATCACCACCCTGGCGCTGCCGCAGTTACTAAAAAGCCGTGCGCAGGGCGCCAGCGAGCCGCAGGCGCGGCTTGATGCGCTGATGGCCATCATGACCTCGCTGAGCGATACCTGCGTGCTGTCGCGCGCCGGCATGTCCGGCCTGCACACCATGCAGCAAGGTGCCCGCGACGTGCTGGCCGCTGGCGGTTGCGCCAGCGTCGCTGGTCGCGCCGCGCTGGCGCGTCTTGATACGCAAATGCTGGCGCACAACGCCTCGCCGGGTGGCGCGGCCGATCTCCTTGCCGCCACCCTGTTTCTCGACCGGGTTGCCGGCTAA
- the mqo gene encoding malate dehydrogenase (quinone) yields MFVSAATHAEADTSKKTDFLLIGGGIMSASLGTWLQALQPDWDLTMVEKLDGVALESSNGWNNAGTGHSANMELNYTPERADGSIDVSKALDINEQFMISRQFWSAQVKRGILHDPHSFINSTPHMSFVWGDNVDYLQKRYNALQQTTLFQGMKFSTDHAQIKQWAPLVMEGRDPQQKVAATWTPVGTDVNYGEITRQLIGSLKKNSHFSLQTSSEVTDFKRNADNSWHVTIKNVQSGEAQTIDAKYVFIGAGGGALKLLQKTGIPEADNYAGFPVGGSFLMTENPAVTAQHLEKVYGQASVGAPPMSVPHLDARYLDGKRVVLFGPFATFSTKFLKNGSFFDLLSTTTTDNVLPMTHVGLDNFDLVKYLVSQVMLSDDDRFAALKEYYPDARKEDWKLIQAGQRVQIIKKDAEKGGVLKLGTEVVVDQQKTISALLGASPGASTAAPITLNVLKQMFPQQFNSPEWQSRIHAIVPSYGQKLNGNVALTQQVWDDTAAALQLTKPPVIQMPAAAPMATAKPAEPQREASPQHDMAL; encoded by the coding sequence ATGTTTGTCAGCGCGGCGACGCACGCTGAAGCGGATACCTCTAAAAAAACCGACTTCCTGCTGATTGGCGGCGGGATCATGAGCGCCTCGCTCGGCACCTGGCTGCAAGCGCTGCAGCCGGACTGGGATCTGACCATGGTGGAGAAACTGGACGGCGTGGCCCTGGAATCTTCCAACGGCTGGAATAATGCCGGTACTGGTCACTCGGCGAATATGGAGCTGAACTATACGCCGGAGCGGGCCGATGGTTCGATTGACGTCAGTAAAGCGCTGGATATTAACGAACAGTTTATGATTTCCCGTCAGTTCTGGTCGGCCCAGGTGAAGCGCGGTATTTTGCACGATCCGCATTCCTTTATTAATTCCACACCGCATATGAGTTTTGTGTGGGGCGATAATGTCGATTATCTGCAGAAGCGTTATAACGCGCTGCAGCAGACCACCTTATTCCAGGGAATGAAATTCTCCACCGATCACGCGCAAATTAAACAGTGGGCGCCGCTGGTGATGGAAGGGCGCGATCCGCAGCAGAAAGTGGCTGCCACCTGGACGCCGGTGGGCACCGATGTTAACTACGGCGAAATCACCCGCCAGCTGATCGGCAGCCTGAAGAAAAACAGCCATTTCAGCCTGCAGACCTCCTCTGAGGTAACGGATTTCAAACGCAATGCCGATAACTCCTGGCACGTGACGATTAAGAACGTGCAGAGCGGGGAAGCGCAGACTATTGACGCCAAGTACGTCTTTATCGGCGCCGGCGGCGGCGCGCTGAAGCTACTGCAAAAAACCGGTATTCCGGAAGCGGACAACTATGCTGGCTTCCCGGTGGGCGGCTCGTTCCTGATGACCGAGAACCCGGCGGTTACTGCGCAGCATCTGGAGAAAGTCTACGGTCAGGCTTCGGTCGGCGCACCGCCGATGTCGGTGCCGCACCTTGACGCTCGTTATCTTGACGGTAAGCGCGTGGTACTGTTTGGACCATTCGCCACTTTCTCGACCAAGTTCCTGAAAAATGGTTCGTTCTTTGATCTGCTCAGCACCACCACTACCGATAACGTGTTGCCGATGACCCACGTCGGTCTCGACAACTTCGATCTGGTGAAATACCTGGTTAGCCAGGTGATGCTCAGCGATGATGACCGTTTCGCTGCGCTGAAAGAGTACTACCCGGACGCGCGTAAAGAAGACTGGAAACTGATCCAGGCCGGCCAGCGCGTACAGATCATCAAGAAAGACGCAGAGAAGGGTGGCGTACTGAAGCTCGGTACCGAAGTGGTGGTCGATCAGCAGAAAACCATTTCCGCGCTGCTCGGCGCGTCGCCGGGGGCTTCCACCGCCGCGCCGATCACCCTGAACGTGCTCAAGCAGATGTTCCCGCAGCAGTTTAACTCGCCGGAGTGGCAGAGCCGCATTCACGCTATTGTGCCGAGCTACGGCCAGAAGCTGAACGGCAACGTGGCGCTGACCCAGCAGGTATGGGATGACACCGCTGCGGCGCTGCAGCTGACGAAGCCGCCGGTGATCCAGATGCCAGCGGCGGCGCCCATGGCGACCGCCAAACCGGCTGAGCCGCAGCGCGAGGCCTCGCCGCAGCATGATATGGCGCTGTAA
- a CDS encoding AEC family transporter — protein sequence MTYVIIHALAPIFVIMLLGFWAGKAGMVDNKNVSLLNIFVMDFALPATLFSATVQTPWAGIVAQSPLVLVLTGAMWITYAAIYFLATSVFKRTPQDAAVLTLTVALPNYAALGLPILGSVLGEGASTSLSVAVSIACGSVLMTPFCLLILEREKARAAGENTGSTLAMLPVLMWRSVKKPIVWGPLLGVVLSAIGIKMPDLLLASIKPLGLAATAAALFLTGVILSARKLQLNALIATSTIVKLLVQPFIAWGLVMVLGLHGSIAITAILMIALAAGFFGVVFGNRFGVQSPDAEAVLLLSSVLCILSLPLFISLTSGL from the coding sequence ATGACTTATGTGATTATTCATGCCCTCGCGCCCATTTTCGTGATTATGCTGCTGGGCTTCTGGGCCGGTAAGGCCGGGATGGTAGATAACAAAAACGTCTCGCTGCTCAATATTTTTGTAATGGATTTTGCGTTACCCGCCACGCTGTTCAGCGCCACGGTACAAACCCCATGGGCCGGTATCGTCGCCCAGTCGCCGCTGGTGCTGGTCCTGACCGGCGCGATGTGGATCACTTATGCCGCGATCTACTTCCTCGCCACCAGCGTGTTCAAGCGCACGCCGCAGGATGCCGCAGTGCTGACTCTCACCGTCGCCCTGCCAAACTATGCCGCGCTGGGTCTGCCGATCCTCGGCAGCGTGCTGGGTGAAGGCGCGTCAACCTCGCTGTCGGTGGCGGTTTCTATCGCCTGCGGCTCGGTACTGATGACCCCGTTCTGCCTGCTGATTCTGGAACGTGAAAAAGCCCGCGCCGCCGGTGAAAACACCGGTTCCACGCTGGCGATGCTGCCGGTGCTGATGTGGCGTTCGGTGAAAAAGCCGATCGTCTGGGGCCCGCTGCTCGGGGTGGTGCTATCCGCTATCGGCATTAAAATGCCGGATCTGCTGCTGGCCTCCATTAAACCGCTGGGCCTGGCCGCCACCGCCGCCGCGCTGTTCCTCACCGGGGTGATCCTGTCGGCGCGTAAACTGCAGCTCAATGCGCTGATCGCCACCTCCACTATCGTCAAACTGCTGGTGCAGCCGTTTATTGCCTGGGGTCTGGTGATGGTGCTGGGCCTGCACGGCTCTATCGCCATTACCGCGATCCTGATGATTGCCCTCGCCGCCGGCTTCTTCGGCGTGGTCTTCGGCAACCGCTTTGGCGTACAGTCTCCGGATGCTGAAGCCGTGCTGCTGTTGAGCTCGGTTCTGTGTATCCTGTCGCTACCGCTGTTTATCTCTTTGACTTCAGGACTGTAA
- a CDS encoding LysR family transcriptional regulator, with translation MQDDINQEITFRKLSVFMTFMAKGNIARTAEAMKLSSVSVHRALHTLEEGVGCPLFVHKGRNLLPLQAAWTLLEYCQDVMSLMSRGLEATRKVAGVGQGRLRIGTLYSLTLETVPRIIMGMKLRRPELELDLTMGSNQMLLDMLEDDALDAILIATNEGEFNQTAFDVVPLFEDDIFLAAPATERLDATQLADLRDYADRKFVSLAEGFATYAGFREAFHIAGFEPEIVTRVNDIFSMISLVQAGVGFALLPGRMKKVYEKDVQLLKLAEPYQMRQLISIVYSHHRERDADLLALAAEGRMYARSLSH, from the coding sequence ATGCAAGACGATATTAACCAGGAGATCACCTTCCGCAAGCTGTCGGTCTTTATGACGTTTATGGCGAAGGGCAATATCGCCAGAACCGCCGAAGCGATGAAGCTCAGCAGTGTCAGCGTCCACCGCGCGCTGCATACGCTCGAAGAGGGCGTCGGTTGCCCCCTGTTCGTTCACAAAGGGCGTAATCTGCTGCCGCTGCAGGCGGCGTGGACGCTGCTGGAATACTGTCAGGATGTGATGAGCCTGATGAGCCGCGGCCTTGAGGCGACGCGCAAGGTCGCCGGCGTCGGTCAGGGACGGTTGCGTATCGGTACCCTCTATTCCCTGACGCTGGAAACTGTTCCGCGCATCATCATGGGAATGAAGCTGCGTCGTCCGGAACTGGAGCTGGATCTGACCATGGGTTCCAACCAGATGCTGCTCGATATGCTGGAAGACGATGCGCTGGACGCTATCTTAATCGCCACCAATGAAGGGGAGTTCAACCAGACCGCTTTCGACGTGGTGCCGCTGTTTGAAGATGATATCTTTCTCGCCGCGCCGGCGACAGAGCGGCTGGATGCCACTCAGCTTGCCGACCTGCGTGATTACGCCGACCGGAAATTTGTCTCGCTGGCGGAAGGGTTTGCCACCTATGCCGGGTTTCGGGAGGCGTTTCATATTGCCGGTTTTGAGCCAGAAATTGTCACTCGGGTAAATGATATTTTCTCGATGATTAGCCTGGTGCAGGCGGGCGTCGGTTTTGCGCTACTGCCGGGACGGATGAAGAAAGTCTACGAGAAGGATGTGCAGCTGTTGAAGCTGGCGGAGCCGTACCAGATGCGCCAGCTGATCTCGATTGTTTATTCTCACCACCGTGAGCGCGACGCCGATCTGCTGGCGCTGGCCGCGGAGGGGCGAATGTACGCCCGCAGTCTTAGTCACTAA
- a CDS encoding malonate decarboxylase holo-ACP synthase, producing the protein MSATPRPHDLIWLNHASALEAIAEPWVAQQWRATLPVVVRRDVDDQARIPVGVRGMKREQRAAGWVQAQHIVRCVTPEMLVERERLLGSPFVSQPPVQAAISLTLHPWSWRWGVTGSTGYALATEIPVLHAASDLDLLIRAPQPLDDEALREWQARVAQLPCRADTQVETPYGAFALNEWLRDGRALLKTSRGARVTATPWHREE; encoded by the coding sequence ATGTCAGCAACGCCGCGTCCCCACGATTTAATCTGGTTAAACCACGCCAGCGCCCTGGAAGCTATTGCCGAGCCGTGGGTGGCTCAGCAGTGGCGAGCCACGCTGCCGGTGGTGGTAAGGCGCGACGTTGACGACCAGGCCCGCATCCCGGTGGGGGTGCGAGGCATGAAGCGCGAGCAGCGCGCCGCCGGCTGGGTCCAGGCGCAGCATATCGTGCGCTGCGTGACGCCGGAAATGCTGGTGGAGCGCGAGCGTCTGCTGGGCTCCCCTTTTGTTTCACAGCCGCCGGTTCAGGCGGCTATCTCCCTTACCTTACACCCCTGGTCCTGGCGCTGGGGCGTCACCGGCAGCACCGGCTATGCGCTGGCCACTGAGATCCCGGTACTCCATGCGGCAAGCGATCTGGATCTGCTGATCCGCGCACCGCAGCCACTGGATGACGAGGCGCTACGGGAGTGGCAGGCCCGTGTGGCCCAACTCCCATGCCGCGCCGATACCCAGGTCGAAACACCGTACGGCGCTTTTGCCCTTAATGAATGGCTGCGCGATGGCCGCGCGCTATTGAAAACATCCCGCGGCGCGCGCGTAACCGCGACGCCGTGGCACAGGGAGGAATGA
- a CDS encoding biotin-independent malonate decarboxylase subunit beta yields MRNDRSFIELRARERAHALLDDGSYRELLDPFEGIMSPWLGAQGIVPQSDDGMVVAKGTINGQPAVVIAIEGTFQGGSMGEVSGAKMAAALELAAEDNRNGIPTQAVLCLETGGVRLQEANLGLAAIADIHAAIVDLRRYTPVVGIITGTVGCFGGMSIAAALCSYLIVTREARLGLNGPQVIEQEAGIEEYDSRNRPFIWSMTGGEIRAASGLVDALVNDGVNAVKTAMNEAIAKGVPAQHRSDNYDDYLRRLSQFDTRQQADTAQIKQLFAREDK; encoded by the coding sequence ATGCGTAACGATCGCAGCTTTATCGAACTGCGCGCTCGCGAACGCGCCCACGCCCTGCTGGACGACGGCAGCTACCGCGAACTGCTGGATCCGTTTGAAGGCATTATGTCTCCGTGGCTCGGCGCACAGGGCATCGTCCCGCAGTCCGACGACGGAATGGTAGTCGCCAAAGGCACTATCAACGGTCAACCTGCGGTGGTGATCGCCATCGAAGGCACCTTCCAGGGCGGCAGTATGGGCGAAGTCTCCGGCGCCAAAATGGCCGCCGCGCTGGAGCTGGCGGCGGAAGATAACCGCAACGGTATCCCGACCCAGGCGGTACTGTGTCTCGAAACCGGCGGCGTCCGTCTGCAGGAGGCCAACCTCGGTCTGGCCGCCATCGCCGATATTCACGCCGCGATTGTCGACCTGCGCCGCTACACCCCGGTAGTCGGCATTATTACCGGTACCGTCGGCTGCTTCGGCGGCATGTCCATCGCCGCGGCGCTGTGCAGCTACCTTATCGTCACCCGTGAAGCCCGTCTCGGCCTCAACGGCCCGCAGGTTATCGAACAGGAAGCCGGCATTGAAGAGTACGACTCCCGCAACCGGCCGTTTATCTGGAGCATGACCGGCGGGGAAATTCGCGCCGCCAGCGGCCTGGTCGACGCGCTGGTTAACGATGGCGTTAACGCTGTTAAAACCGCAATGAACGAGGCGATAGCCAAAGGCGTACCGGCACAGCACCGCAGCGATAATTATGACGATTATCTGCGTCGCTTGAGCCAGTTCGATACCCGCCAGCAGGCGGATACCGCGCAGATTAAACAGCTTTTTGCCCGGGAGGATAAATAA